From Nonomuraea helvata, a single genomic window includes:
- a CDS encoding cytochrome P450: MAQTFPVQRTCPFAPPPEYERMREDAPLVRVSLPGGDVWLVTRLAEAKQVLSGTGISTNPETPGHPHWALQPEPPTPEERAAMRAFAIGHFIDLDPPEHGRFRRLLIPEFTVRRMKELRPGIQRITDELIDDMLAKGDEAELVEAFGLALPSLVICQLLGVPYEDREFFQSRTRQALSNFDDPDVSRAAMMEIREFLDGLVTKVEPQPGDDLLGRLIQSGQLTHDELVGVIFLLLVAGHETTANMVPLAALTLMRHPDQLATLRANPDKWPMAVDELLRYHSVVDWVAFDRVATEDQEIGGQLVRKGEGIFVLGASANRDERAFERPDEFDVGRGARHHVAFGYGVHQCLGQNLARAEMEIALRTLFERIPGLRVTVPDEELPMKGDGPIFGLKAVPVAW; the protein is encoded by the coding sequence ATGGCTCAGACCTTCCCCGTCCAGCGCACCTGCCCCTTCGCGCCCCCGCCCGAGTACGAACGGATGCGCGAGGACGCCCCGCTCGTGCGGGTCTCACTCCCCGGCGGTGACGTGTGGCTGGTCACCAGGCTCGCCGAGGCCAAGCAGGTCCTGTCGGGCACGGGCATCAGCACCAACCCGGAGACCCCCGGCCACCCCCACTGGGCACTCCAACCGGAGCCGCCGACGCCGGAGGAGCGGGCCGCGATGCGGGCGTTCGCGATCGGCCACTTCATCGACCTCGACCCGCCGGAGCACGGCAGGTTCCGGCGGCTGCTCATCCCCGAGTTCACCGTCAGGCGCATGAAGGAGCTGCGGCCCGGCATCCAGCGCATCACCGACGAGCTCATCGACGACATGCTGGCCAAGGGCGACGAGGCGGAGCTGGTGGAGGCGTTCGGGCTGGCGCTGCCGTCGCTGGTCATCTGCCAGCTGCTCGGGGTCCCGTACGAGGACCGCGAGTTCTTCCAGTCGCGCACCCGGCAGGCCCTGTCGAACTTCGACGACCCGGACGTGAGCCGCGCCGCGATGATGGAGATCAGGGAGTTCCTCGACGGCCTGGTCACCAAGGTCGAGCCGCAGCCCGGGGACGACCTGCTCGGGCGGCTGATCCAGAGCGGGCAGCTCACCCACGACGAGCTCGTGGGCGTGATCTTCCTGCTGCTCGTCGCCGGTCACGAGACCACCGCCAACATGGTCCCGCTCGCCGCCCTCACCCTCATGCGCCACCCGGACCAGCTCGCCACGCTGCGCGCGAACCCGGACAAGTGGCCCATGGCGGTGGACGAGCTGCTGCGCTACCACTCCGTGGTGGACTGGGTGGCGTTCGACCGGGTGGCCACCGAGGACCAGGAGATCGGCGGGCAGCTCGTCAGGAAGGGCGAGGGCATCTTCGTGCTCGGAGCCTCCGCCAACAGGGACGAGCGGGCGTTCGAGCGGCCGGACGAGTTCGACGTCGGGCGCGGGGCCCGCCACCACGTCGCGTTCGGGTACGGTGTGCACCAGTGCCTGGGCCAGAACCTGGCCAGGGCCGAGATGGAGATCGCGCTGCGCACGCTGTTCGAGCGCATCCCCGGCCTGCGGGTCACGGTGCCCGACGAGGAGCTGCCGATGAAGGGCGACGGGCCCATCTTCGGCCTCAAGGCGGTGCCTGTCGCGTGGTGA
- a CDS encoding response regulator transcription factor: MSESARLLVVDDEPALREALQSSLEFEGYQVVTANDGQAALEALAQESYDAVLLDVMMPRLDGLTACRRLRASGNHIPVLMLTARDAVGDRVSGLDAGADDYLVKPFELDELLARVRALLRRGALTVPTPDGGDALTYGDMRMDLATREVTRGDRRLDLTRTEYLLMELFLSHPRQVLTRDQILSEVWGFDFEPTSNSLDVYVMYLRRKTEAGGEPRVIHTVRGVGYVLRATP; encoded by the coding sequence ATGAGTGAGTCCGCACGGTTGCTGGTGGTGGACGACGAGCCCGCGTTGCGCGAGGCGTTGCAGTCGAGCCTGGAGTTCGAGGGCTACCAGGTCGTCACGGCCAACGACGGGCAGGCGGCACTTGAGGCGCTGGCGCAGGAGTCCTACGACGCGGTGCTGCTCGACGTCATGATGCCCAGGCTCGACGGCCTGACCGCGTGCCGCCGGCTGCGGGCGTCCGGCAACCACATCCCGGTTCTCATGCTCACGGCCCGCGACGCCGTGGGCGACCGGGTGTCGGGGCTCGACGCGGGGGCCGACGACTACCTGGTCAAGCCGTTCGAGCTGGACGAGCTGCTGGCCCGCGTCCGCGCGCTGCTGCGGCGGGGCGCGCTGACCGTGCCCACCCCCGACGGCGGCGACGCCCTCACGTACGGCGACATGCGCATGGACCTGGCCACCAGGGAGGTCACGCGGGGCGATCGCAGGCTCGACCTGACGAGGACCGAATACCTGCTGATGGAGCTGTTCCTGTCGCATCCGCGCCAGGTGCTGACCAGGGACCAGATCCTCAGCGAAGTCTGGGGGTTCGACTTCGAGCCGACGTCCAACTCGCTCGACGTCTACGTGATGTACCTGCGGCGCAAGACCGAGGCCGGGGGCGAGCCCCGCGTGATCCACACGGTGCGCGGGGTGGGGTACGTGCTGCGGGCCACGCCGTGA
- a CDS encoding HAMP domain-containing sensor histidine kinase yields the protein MIWRSLRTRLTLLVAAAVALAIAVSAGACFMIVRKQLYDQVDFELKHKSDLPWLMQNCGPTPEPAGPYGPPQATQIIYSDGRPTCYLGVALKVTQEDRDIASQGGRPHFHNGLAEDGSPMRIVTAQVGPGMAVMDARPIGRLQNTLRNVALLLGVVSALGVIGAGTAGLLIARTALRPVGRLTKAVEHIAQTEDLGTRIPVEGDDEIARLSSSFNAMTAALAGSRERQKQLVADAGHELRTPLTTLRTNIDLLLRSEQTGRSLDPKAKERLLVNVKAQFAELSTLVADLLQLARGDTEHEPHVELGFHEVVTAAVERARLRGAEVVTELGPWYVVGSATSLERAVLNLIDNAAKFSPGGQVEVRLRGGRLTVRDHGPGLPQEELPHVFERFWRSPSARGLPGSGLGLAIVAQAVAEAGGEVRLANAPGGGAIATMELPGTLMRSSETDKSH from the coding sequence GTGATCTGGCGCAGCCTCCGCACCCGCCTCACGCTCCTGGTCGCGGCGGCGGTCGCGCTCGCCATCGCGGTCAGCGCGGGCGCGTGCTTCATGATCGTGCGCAAGCAGCTCTACGACCAGGTGGACTTCGAGCTGAAGCACAAGAGCGACCTTCCCTGGCTCATGCAGAATTGCGGGCCCACGCCCGAACCCGCGGGACCTTACGGCCCGCCCCAGGCGACGCAGATCATCTACAGCGACGGCCGCCCCACCTGCTACTTGGGAGTCGCACTGAAGGTCACGCAGGAGGATCGTGACATCGCGTCGCAAGGCGGCAGGCCGCACTTCCACAACGGCCTGGCCGAGGACGGCTCGCCCATGCGCATCGTCACCGCCCAGGTCGGCCCGGGAATGGCCGTCATGGACGCCCGGCCGATCGGCCGCCTGCAGAACACTCTTCGCAACGTGGCACTGCTGCTGGGCGTGGTCTCGGCCCTCGGCGTGATCGGCGCGGGCACCGCGGGGCTGCTCATCGCCCGCACGGCCCTGCGCCCCGTGGGCCGACTCACCAAGGCGGTGGAGCACATAGCGCAGACCGAGGACCTCGGCACCCGCATCCCCGTCGAGGGCGACGACGAGATCGCCCGCCTGTCCTCCTCCTTCAACGCCATGACCGCCGCCCTGGCCGGATCACGCGAGCGCCAGAAGCAGCTCGTCGCCGACGCCGGCCACGAGCTGCGAACACCCCTGACCACCCTCCGCACCAACATCGACCTCCTCCTCCGCAGCGAGCAGACAGGCCGCAGCCTCGACCCCAAGGCCAAGGAGCGCCTGCTGGTCAACGTCAAGGCGCAGTTCGCCGAGCTGTCCACGCTGGTCGCCGACCTCCTCCAGCTCGCGCGCGGCGACACCGAGCACGAGCCGCACGTGGAGCTGGGCTTCCACGAGGTCGTGACGGCGGCCGTCGAGCGGGCCAGGCTGCGCGGCGCCGAGGTGGTCACCGAGCTCGGCCCCTGGTACGTCGTCGGCAGCGCCACCTCACTCGAACGCGCCGTGCTCAACCTCATCGACAACGCCGCCAAGTTCAGCCCCGGCGGCCAGGTCGAGGTGCGGCTGCGCGGCGGCCGGCTGACCGTGCGCGACCACGGCCCCGGGCTGCCCCAAGAGGAGCTGCCGCACGTCTTCGAGCGGTTCTGGCGCTCGCCGTCCGCCCGCGGCCTGCCGGGGTCCGGGCTGGGGCTGGCGATCGTGGCGCAGGCCGTCGCGGAGGCCGGAGGAGAGGTACGTCTCGCGAACGCGCCAGGTGGCGGGGCCATCGCGACGATGGAGCTGCCGGGAACTCTCATGCGCAGCTCAGAAACGGATAAGTCCCATTAA
- a CDS encoding bifunctional glycosyltransferase family 2/GtrA family protein gives METTAVRTRLVEVVVPVHNEQRALRASITRLQTYLTGNFPYGFRITIADNASTDNTWQIATELAKELAHVRAVHLDEKGRGRALRTVWSGSEADVVSYMDVDLSTDLDAFLPLVAPLLSGHSDLAIGTRLARASRVERGPKREFISRSYNLLLRSVMGAGFSDAQCGFKAVRTEIAQALLPGVEDEQWFFDTELLLLAERHGLRIHEVPVDWVDDPDSRVDIVQTALDDLRGLARVARRTLWGAARVPVPARVERAELPKGMARQLPRFAIVGAVSTAAYLVLYSLLRQIVPPLTANAVALLVTAVANTAANRRFTFGVKGSGGALRHQFEGLIAFLVGLVLTSGTLSLLPAGVSHGVELVAVIVANAAATLVRFLLLRVWVFNPRRRTAR, from the coding sequence ATGGAGACAACAGCAGTAAGGACGCGCCTGGTCGAGGTGGTCGTCCCGGTCCACAACGAGCAGCGGGCGCTCCGCGCGAGCATCACCCGGCTGCAGACCTACCTCACCGGGAACTTCCCGTACGGCTTCCGCATCACGATCGCCGACAACGCCAGCACCGACAACACCTGGCAGATCGCCACCGAGCTCGCCAAGGAGCTCGCCCACGTACGGGCCGTGCACCTCGACGAGAAGGGCCGCGGCCGGGCGCTGCGCACGGTCTGGTCGGGGAGCGAGGCGGACGTCGTCAGCTACATGGACGTGGACCTGTCCACGGACCTGGACGCGTTCCTGCCGCTGGTCGCGCCCCTGCTGTCCGGCCACAGCGACCTCGCCATCGGCACCCGCCTGGCCAGGGCGTCGAGAGTGGAGCGGGGGCCGAAGCGCGAGTTCATCTCCCGCTCGTACAACCTGCTGCTCCGCTCCGTGATGGGCGCCGGCTTCTCGGACGCGCAGTGCGGGTTCAAGGCCGTGCGTACGGAGATCGCGCAGGCGCTGCTGCCCGGTGTGGAGGACGAGCAGTGGTTCTTCGACACCGAGCTGCTGCTGCTCGCCGAGCGGCACGGCCTGCGCATCCACGAGGTGCCCGTGGACTGGGTGGACGATCCGGACAGCCGCGTCGACATCGTTCAGACCGCGCTCGACGACCTGCGCGGCCTGGCCAGGGTGGCGCGCAGGACGCTGTGGGGGGCGGCCCGCGTCCCCGTGCCCGCCCGGGTCGAGCGCGCCGAGCTGCCGAAGGGGATGGCCAGGCAGCTGCCCAGGTTCGCGATCGTGGGCGCGGTGAGCACGGCGGCCTACCTCGTGCTCTACTCGCTGCTGCGGCAGATCGTCCCGCCGCTGACGGCCAACGCGGTCGCGCTGCTCGTGACGGCCGTGGCCAACACCGCCGCGAACCGCCGCTTCACCTTCGGCGTCAAGGGCTCGGGAGGCGCGCTGCGCCACCAGTTCGAGGGACTGATCGCCTTCCTCGTCGGCCTGGTGCTCACCTCGGGGACCCTGTCGCTCCTGCCTGCCGGGGTCTCCCACGGCGTCGAGTTGGTCGCGGTCATCGTCGCGAACGCCGCCGCCACGCTCGTACGCTTCCTGCTGCTGCGTGTCTGGGTGTTCAACCCCCGAAGGAGGACTGCCCGATGA
- a CDS encoding ArnT family glycosyltransferase: protein MTATAERPAHRIPVDRGRAARVFLGAAEDPRWSRPALWGVLAVAFVLYAWGLSGDANQYYAAAVLSGTQSWKAFFFGALDAGSFITVDKPPLALWVMGLSARIFGYGTWSMLLPQALAGVAAVGLVFSAVRRAFSGAFSGGRYAHTAALVAAVVMTLTPITVAINRDNNPDTVLVLLLVLAAWFCLESLRTGRLRSLVVCALFVGLAFNTKMLQAYLVVPAFAPAYLVCARLSWAKRVGHLLAAGAVMAVSSAWWMLIVDLMPAGSRPYVGGSTDNSVWDLVIGYNGLGRVFGEGQGRGGGGGAGFGGEAGAGRLFNDIVAGQISWLLPFCVVALAFAVVMRVRRLPDGPSGAAWLLWGGWLAVHYVVFSFSSGTFHPYYTTAMAPAVAALCGMGGVIMWQAYRRSPAWAWALPLAVAVTGAWSFVVLRRTPDWAPWLAWVVLGATLVAVAGLVLARVRAQVTVRIAAVALAAAAVAGLAGPAAFAVTPLGSQGNGSNPTAGPNTGGMGFGRMGGQFPAGEFRGGQFPGGPGGEFPGGQGQPPGQEAGSGTERTGRAGFMGGGPGGGISDSMVKYLLANQGKATWLVAVNSSMQASPVILSTGKPVLAMGGFTGSDPAMTVDRLKELVSSGQLRYVMSGGDRGGPDRGDTGVSTYVQENCTAVDGQDGLYDCAT, encoded by the coding sequence ATGACCGCCACCGCCGAACGGCCCGCGCACCGGATCCCCGTGGACCGCGGACGGGCCGCCCGCGTCTTCCTCGGCGCCGCGGAGGACCCGCGCTGGTCGCGGCCCGCGCTCTGGGGGGTGCTCGCGGTCGCGTTCGTCCTCTACGCGTGGGGGCTGAGCGGCGACGCCAACCAGTACTACGCCGCCGCCGTCCTGTCCGGCACCCAGAGCTGGAAGGCGTTCTTCTTCGGCGCCCTGGACGCCGGATCGTTCATCACCGTGGACAAGCCGCCTCTGGCGCTGTGGGTGATGGGGCTGTCCGCGCGGATCTTCGGGTACGGCACGTGGAGCATGCTGCTGCCGCAGGCGCTGGCCGGGGTGGCCGCCGTCGGCCTGGTCTTCTCCGCCGTACGCCGTGCCTTTTCCGGGGCCTTCTCCGGAGGGCGGTACGCGCACACAGCCGCGCTGGTGGCGGCCGTGGTCATGACGCTCACCCCGATCACCGTGGCGATCAACCGGGACAACAACCCCGACACGGTCCTCGTGCTGCTGCTGGTGCTGGCGGCCTGGTTCTGCCTGGAGTCGCTGCGTACCGGGCGGCTGCGGTCGCTGGTGGTGTGCGCGCTCTTCGTGGGGCTGGCCTTCAACACGAAGATGCTGCAGGCCTATCTCGTGGTGCCGGCGTTCGCGCCGGCGTACCTGGTGTGCGCCCGTCTCTCCTGGGCGAAGCGCGTGGGGCATCTGCTCGCGGCCGGCGCCGTCATGGCGGTGTCGAGCGCCTGGTGGATGCTGATCGTCGACCTCATGCCCGCCGGTTCCCGTCCCTACGTCGGCGGCTCGACGGACAACTCCGTCTGGGACCTGGTGATCGGCTACAACGGCCTGGGCCGCGTCTTCGGCGAGGGCCAGGGCCGGGGCGGCGGCGGGGGCGCCGGATTCGGCGGTGAGGCCGGGGCCGGGCGGCTGTTCAACGACATCGTGGCGGGGCAGATCTCCTGGCTGCTGCCATTCTGCGTGGTGGCGCTGGCGTTCGCCGTGGTCATGCGGGTGCGGCGGCTCCCGGACGGCCCGTCCGGCGCCGCCTGGCTGCTGTGGGGCGGCTGGCTGGCCGTCCACTACGTGGTGTTCAGCTTCTCCAGCGGCACCTTCCACCCGTACTACACGACCGCGATGGCTCCTGCCGTGGCGGCTCTGTGCGGGATGGGCGGGGTGATCATGTGGCAGGCGTACCGGCGGTCGCCGGCGTGGGCCTGGGCGCTGCCGCTGGCCGTGGCCGTGACGGGCGCCTGGTCGTTCGTGGTGCTGCGCCGCACGCCCGACTGGGCGCCGTGGCTGGCCTGGGTCGTGCTCGGGGCGACCTTGGTGGCCGTGGCGGGGCTGGTGCTGGCCAGGGTGCGGGCCCAGGTGACGGTCAGGATCGCGGCCGTCGCGCTGGCCGCGGCGGCGGTGGCGGGGCTGGCCGGTCCCGCCGCGTTCGCCGTCACGCCGCTGGGGTCGCAGGGGAACGGATCCAACCCGACCGCCGGGCCGAACACGGGAGGGATGGGCTTCGGCCGGATGGGCGGCCAGTTCCCCGCCGGCGAGTTCCGCGGCGGCCAGTTCCCCGGAGGCCCTGGTGGCGAGTTCCCCGGCGGGCAGGGACAGCCGCCCGGCCAGGAGGCCGGTTCGGGGACGGAACGGACCGGCCGGGCGGGCTTCATGGGCGGCGGCCCCGGCGGCGGGATCAGCGACTCCATGGTCAAGTACCTCCTGGCGAACCAGGGCAAGGCCACCTGGCTGGTCGCGGTGAACAGCTCCATGCAGGCGTCGCCGGTCATCCTGTCCACCGGTAAGCCCGTGCTCGCCATGGGCGGCTTCACCGGCAGCGATCCCGCCATGACCGTGGACCGTCTCAAGGAGCTCGTCTCCTCCGGACAGCTGCGCTACGTCATGTCGGGCGGCGACCGCGGCGGCCCGGACAGGGGCGACACCGGGGTGAGCACGTACGTACAGGAGAACTGCACGGCCGTGGACGGGCAGGACGGCCTCTACGACTGCGCCACGTAA
- a CDS encoding ATP-binding cassette domain-containing protein has protein sequence MAVPLIAAREIVKSYGHVEALRGADFTLRPGEVVALIGDNGAGKSTLAKILSGVERPDEGTIEIDGEPVAFGSVEEARSAGIETVYQDLALCADLSPAANFFLGRERLKPGLLGLLGVLDNAAMRRAAQEACERLGVRLASQTTPVSALSGGQRQGVAVARAVTWARRAVFMDEPTAALGVVQTRLVLDLIRSVRDSGVSVVLISHNMQDVKAVSDRVEVLRLGRRVARFDTANVSMEELVGAMTGALGAQEDGGPGVPGQDGERGRGA, from the coding sequence ATGGCCGTACCGTTGATCGCCGCCCGCGAGATCGTGAAGAGCTACGGCCACGTCGAGGCGTTGCGCGGCGCCGACTTCACCCTGCGGCCCGGCGAGGTGGTCGCGCTGATCGGCGACAACGGCGCGGGCAAGTCCACGCTGGCGAAGATCCTCTCAGGCGTCGAACGCCCGGACGAGGGGACGATCGAGATCGACGGCGAGCCGGTGGCGTTCGGGTCGGTCGAGGAGGCGAGGAGCGCCGGTATCGAGACCGTCTATCAGGACCTCGCGCTCTGCGCCGACCTCAGCCCCGCCGCCAACTTCTTCCTCGGCAGGGAACGCCTCAAGCCCGGCCTCCTCGGCCTGCTCGGCGTGCTCGACAACGCCGCCATGCGCCGCGCCGCGCAGGAGGCCTGCGAACGGCTCGGCGTGCGGCTCGCGTCCCAGACCACGCCCGTCTCCGCGCTGTCCGGCGGGCAGCGGCAGGGGGTCGCGGTGGCCAGGGCGGTGACGTGGGCGCGGCGGGCGGTGTTCATGGACGAGCCCACCGCCGCGCTCGGCGTCGTGCAGACCCGGCTCGTGCTCGACCTCATCCGGAGCGTACGCGACTCGGGCGTGTCGGTCGTGCTGATCAGCCACAACATGCAGGACGTGAAGGCTGTGTCGGACCGGGTCGAGGTGCTGCGGTTAGGACGCAGGGTGGCCCGGTTCGACACCGCGAACGTCTCGATGGAGGAGCTGGTCGGTGCCATGACCGGCGCGCTCGGCGCACAGGAGGACGGCGGGCCGGGGGTTCCCGGGCAGGACGGCGAGCGGGGGCGCGGCGCATGA
- a CDS encoding ABC transporter permease: MKGVRLGRLQVVWIGLVLLALLAAFSALAPRTFPTAFNLLNLVSDAAILLLLATGMTYVIITAGIDLSVGGVLVFSAVAAAEVMDATGSLLLGTLAALVTGLAWGVLNGVLIALGRIPALIVTLGTLGMSLGGALLLTGGVDLRAPTDLNLGLGLARWLGVPLIVWICAAITAVLALMLAYTRFGRHTYAIGSNAEAARRGGVAVHGHLIRVYGLAGLLAGLAGQLSLAKYGITGVSAHSTDNLQAIAAVVIGGTSLFGGVGTVAGTVIGVFIPVVLQNGFQILGVRPFWQQVVVGAVLVAAVYVDQWRRRARDQ, from the coding sequence ATGAAGGGCGTGCGGCTGGGCCGGCTGCAGGTCGTGTGGATCGGCCTGGTGCTGCTCGCGCTGCTGGCGGCGTTCTCGGCCCTGGCGCCGCGCACGTTCCCGACCGCGTTCAACCTGCTCAACCTGGTCAGCGACGCCGCCATCCTGCTGCTGCTCGCCACCGGCATGACGTACGTGATCATCACCGCGGGGATCGACCTGTCGGTGGGCGGGGTGCTGGTGTTCTCGGCCGTGGCGGCCGCCGAGGTCATGGACGCGACCGGCTCGCTGCTCCTCGGCACGCTGGCCGCGCTCGTCACGGGGCTGGCGTGGGGCGTGCTGAACGGCGTGCTGATCGCCCTGGGCCGCATCCCGGCGCTCATCGTGACGCTCGGGACGCTCGGCATGTCGCTCGGCGGCGCGCTGCTGCTCACCGGCGGCGTCGATCTGCGTGCCCCGACGGACCTGAACCTCGGTCTCGGCCTGGCGCGCTGGCTCGGCGTGCCGCTGATCGTGTGGATCTGCGCCGCCATCACGGCCGTCCTCGCCCTCATGCTCGCCTACACGCGTTTCGGGCGGCACACGTACGCGATCGGGTCCAACGCCGAGGCCGCCAGGCGCGGCGGCGTGGCCGTGCACGGGCACCTGATCAGGGTGTACGGCCTGGCGGGGCTGCTGGCCGGGCTGGCCGGGCAGCTGTCGCTCGCCAAGTACGGCATCACCGGCGTGTCCGCGCACTCCACCGACAACCTGCAGGCCATCGCGGCCGTGGTGATCGGCGGAACGTCCCTCTTCGGCGGCGTGGGGACGGTGGCCGGGACGGTCATCGGGGTGTTCATCCCGGTCGTGCTGCAGAACGGGTTCCAGATCCTGGGCGTGCGGCCGTTCTGGCAGCAGGTGGTGGTCGGCGCCGTGCTCGTGGCGGCCGTCTACGTCGACCAGTGGAGGCGCAGGGCCCGGGACCAGTAG
- a CDS encoding ABC transporter substrate-binding protein, translated as MRKAVAALGALLTIAACGGQGGQDGQGGGSGQIRVTLVQGLAGEEFYETMACGAKAKAKELGVALDVQGPQKFDPTLQTPIVNSVVASKPDAMLIAPTDVKAMIAPLTQAKQQGIKIVLVDTVVEDQSIGLSRISTDNVKGGAAAAKALAEQIGDKGKVLVISTDPGVSTVDARIKGFEEEVKASHPGMTYLGVQYSHNDVSEASKIVNAALAKDPDLAGVFAANLNSATGAGSALQQAGKLGQVKMVGFDAGPAQVKQLKDGVVQALIAQLPGDIGGKGVEQAVAAVKGQQVTPSIPTDATIVTAKNVDQPEVQKVLYKAGC; from the coding sequence ATGCGCAAGGCTGTGGCAGCTCTTGGAGCGCTGCTGACGATCGCCGCCTGCGGCGGGCAGGGCGGGCAGGACGGGCAGGGCGGTGGGAGCGGGCAGATCAGGGTGACGCTCGTGCAGGGGCTGGCGGGGGAGGAGTTCTACGAGACCATGGCCTGCGGGGCGAAGGCCAAGGCCAAGGAGCTGGGCGTGGCGCTGGACGTCCAGGGGCCGCAGAAGTTCGACCCGACGCTGCAGACGCCGATCGTGAACTCCGTCGTCGCCTCCAAACCGGACGCCATGCTCATCGCGCCCACCGACGTCAAGGCCATGATCGCGCCCCTGACCCAGGCCAAGCAGCAGGGCATCAAGATCGTCCTGGTGGACACGGTGGTCGAGGACCAGAGCATCGGCCTGTCCAGGATCAGCACGGACAACGTCAAGGGCGGGGCGGCGGCGGCCAAGGCGCTGGCGGAGCAGATCGGTGACAAGGGCAAGGTGCTGGTGATCTCCACGGACCCGGGTGTCAGCACCGTGGACGCCCGGATCAAGGGTTTCGAGGAGGAGGTCAAGGCGTCGCATCCGGGGATGACGTACCTCGGGGTGCAGTACTCGCACAACGACGTCAGCGAGGCCTCCAAGATCGTCAACGCGGCCCTGGCGAAGGACCCCGACCTGGCCGGCGTGTTCGCCGCGAACCTCAACTCGGCCACCGGCGCCGGATCCGCCCTCCAGCAGGCCGGCAAGCTGGGGCAGGTCAAGATGGTCGGGTTCGACGCCGGTCCCGCTCAGGTCAAGCAGCTGAAGGACGGTGTCGTGCAGGCGCTCATCGCGCAATTGCCCGGCGACATCGGCGGCAAGGGCGTGGAGCAGGCGGTCGCCGCCGTCAAGGGGCAGCAGGTCACGCCGTCGATCCCCACGGACGCCACCATCGTCACGGCCAAGAACGTGGATCAGCCGGAGGTGCAGAAGGTCCTCTACAAGGCGGGCTGCTGA
- a CDS encoding helix-turn-helix transcriptional regulator, with the protein MTSFQQARVDLGGQLRQLREAAHLSGKELAERLRWQPSKVSRLENARQTATEDDVVVWAQAVRASPDTTDELIRQAIALLERHDDWKQRHRSGLAALQEDIRDLEARTKLFRVFEPGIIVGLLQTSEYARHVFRKVKRLYSAADQIDAAVRVRMQRQEILYDRTRTFRFVVTEAALRTALAPPEVMRGQLDRLLAVSTLPNVEFGVIPFCSELPSSPINGFWIYNEAMVSVATMTKDLVLRDPDDIAFYVRAFDDYAKVAQLEEAGRDIILKILHDYRKQPSH; encoded by the coding sequence GTGACGTCGTTTCAGCAGGCGCGTGTCGACCTCGGCGGCCAATTACGCCAGCTGCGCGAGGCCGCACATCTGTCCGGCAAGGAGCTGGCCGAGCGGCTGCGCTGGCAGCCGTCCAAGGTCTCCCGCCTGGAGAACGCCCGCCAGACCGCCACCGAGGACGACGTGGTCGTGTGGGCGCAGGCCGTACGCGCCTCACCCGACACGACGGACGAGCTGATCAGGCAGGCCATCGCGCTGCTGGAGCGGCACGACGACTGGAAGCAGCGCCACCGCAGCGGCCTGGCCGCCCTCCAGGAGGACATCCGCGACCTGGAGGCGCGCACGAAGCTGTTCAGGGTGTTCGAGCCGGGTATCATCGTGGGCCTGCTGCAGACCTCGGAGTACGCCAGGCACGTGTTCCGCAAGGTCAAGCGTCTCTACAGCGCCGCCGACCAGATCGACGCCGCGGTGCGGGTGCGGATGCAGCGCCAGGAGATCCTCTACGACCGGACGCGGACGTTCAGGTTCGTGGTGACGGAGGCGGCGCTCCGCACCGCCCTCGCGCCGCCCGAGGTGATGCGCGGCCAGCTCGACCGATTACTCGCCGTCAGTACGCTGCCGAACGTGGAGTTCGGCGTGATCCCCTTCTGCTCCGAGCTGCCGTCCAGCCCGATCAACGGCTTCTGGATCTACAACGAGGCCATGGTCTCGGTGGCCACCATGACGAAAGACCTGGTCCTCCGCGACCCGGACGACATCGCCTTCTACGTCCGGGCCTTCGACGACTACGCGAAGGTGGCGCAGCTCGAGGAGGCCGGACGGGACATCATCCTCAAGATTCTTCACGATTACCGCAAACAACCGTCACATTAA